Within the Cyanobium sp. ATX 6F1 genome, the region CACTTCGCGGCCGTCAGTGAGCTGCTCAGCAGGCGCACCAGCAGCAGCACCCCGATGCCCAACGACAGACCCAGCATCGCCAGCCGGCCATTCCAGATCTCGGCCTGGGGGGTGAATCCCCGCCGCCAGGCGTTCAGCTCGTCCCGTCCCACGGGAGTGGGGCCCTCGCCGTTCTCACGCATGTCAGCAGGGGCCATGGGGCCGGCCGCAGGGTTGGCAGATTCACCCTAAGGGGATGGGCAAGGAAAGGCCCGTGGGTGGTTCGTAAAGGTCATCGGCCTGCTCCAGGGCCAGCCGCGGGGTCACCCCGAGCTTGAGCGAGCTGCGCGACCCGGCCGCCAGCCGCTGGGCCGCCGCCACCCCCACCATGGCCGCGTTGTCGGTGCAGTAGGCCAGGGGGGCCACACGCCAGAGCAGCCCCAGAGCAGCGCAACGCTTCTCCATCAAGGCGCGCAGGCGCTGGTTGGCCGCCACGCCACCCACCATCACCACGGTGCCGAGGCCCTGGTCGCGGGCACAGCGGCAGCTGCGTTCCACCAGCACCTCAGCCACCACCTGCTCGAAGCTGGCCGCCAGGTCAGCCACCGGCAGCGGCCCGCCCGCGGCATCCAGCGATTGCACCA harbors:
- a CDS encoding high light inducible protein; the encoded protein is MAPADMRENGEGPTPVGRDELNAWRRGFTPQAEIWNGRLAMLGLSLGIGVLLLVRLLSSSLTAAK